The Candidatus Acidiferrales bacterium genome has a segment encoding these proteins:
- the ftsY gene encoding signal recognition particle-docking protein FtsY, with protein sequence MGLLDRFKKIKDGLARTRSGLVGRISKVTSQIKKIDNRVIDSVEEILLSSDVGFDATEKIITDIRARVKTEGYEDSGMLKGILKEEIAKYLINSNGHDQKNARPYVLMIVGVNGVGKTTTVGKLAYNFKNEGKKVLIAAADTFRAAANEQLKIWADRAGVEIIQQKPGTDPGAVAYDSVNAAKARDLDVVLIDTAGRLHTKTNLMEELKKIRRVIQKVIYDAPHEVYLVLDAITGQNGLVQARQFLEAAGVTGIVLTKLDGTAKGGIVVAINQELKLPVKYIGVGEGIDDLQPFDSKTFVDALFEG encoded by the coding sequence ATGGGACTGCTTGATAGATTCAAGAAAATAAAAGATGGGCTTGCGAGAACTCGTTCCGGTCTGGTTGGAAGAATATCAAAAGTCACTTCTCAGATAAAAAAAATCGACAACCGTGTAATCGACAGTGTCGAGGAAATCTTGCTTTCTAGCGACGTCGGATTCGATGCGACGGAAAAAATCATTACGGACATTCGAGCACGGGTGAAAACCGAGGGCTATGAAGATTCCGGGATGCTGAAAGGGATTTTGAAAGAAGAAATAGCAAAGTATCTGATTAATTCGAACGGGCACGATCAGAAAAACGCGCGGCCATATGTGCTGATGATCGTTGGCGTGAACGGCGTTGGGAAAACCACGACCGTCGGAAAGCTGGCATACAATTTCAAGAACGAGGGAAAAAAAGTTTTGATTGCGGCAGCCGACACGTTTAGAGCTGCGGCCAACGAGCAATTGAAAATTTGGGCTGACCGTGCTGGAGTTGAGATAATTCAACAAAAACCTGGCACAGATCCGGGTGCAGTAGCATACGATTCTGTGAACGCCGCGAAAGCCCGCGATCTTGACGTTGTTTTGATCGACACCGCAGGGAGACTCCATACGAAAACGAACTTGATGGAAGAATTGAAAAAGATCAGGAGGGTTATTCAGAAAGTCATTTACGACGCACCGCACGAAGTGTACCTGGTTTTGGATGCAATCACCGGACAGAATGGCCTCGTGCAAGCTCGTCAGTTTCTCGAAGCCGCCGGCGTGACGGGTATCGTATTGACAAAACTTGATGGCACGGCGAAAGGCGGAATAGTCGTCGCAATAAATCAGGAACTGAAGCTTCCCGTAAAATATATCGGGGTTGGCGAAGGGATAGACGACCTGCAGCCATTCGATAGCAAAACATTTGTGGATGCCTTGTTTGAAGGATGA
- a CDS encoding CDP-alcohol phosphatidyltransferase family protein — protein sequence MGSLHHVSESETEDRDLKSGSSSPISGLNVEKRWTISNILSMSRILLLVPIVILILKQESGYRVTVLILMLIAAMTDFLDGFFARALDQVTDFGKLLDPIADKICVIAVAAALVLAGDIPLWYAALVALRDVLIVLGSSRIITKARVVVQSVWTGKLTVNFIAAYLILATLKVDWLLQVKSFFLYLSTLSIFVSLAVYFRVYRVHMVKKSP from the coding sequence GTGGGCTCTCTTCATCATGTCTCCGAATCGGAGACCGAAGACCGGGACCTGAAATCTGGAAGTAGCTCTCCGATCTCTGGATTGAATGTTGAGAAGCGCTGGACAATCTCGAACATTCTCAGCATGAGCCGGATTCTCCTGCTGGTCCCGATTGTCATCCTTATTCTCAAGCAGGAGAGCGGATACCGGGTCACAGTCTTGATATTGATGTTGATTGCTGCAATGACCGACTTCCTTGACGGTTTTTTTGCCCGTGCATTGGACCAGGTTACTGATTTCGGCAAACTCCTGGATCCGATTGCCGATAAAATATGTGTCATCGCTGTCGCGGCAGCTCTTGTACTCGCAGGGGACATCCCTTTATGGTACGCGGCTTTGGTTGCGCTCCGCGATGTGCTTATTGTTCTGGGGAGTTCGCGGATAATAACAAAAGCGAGAGTGGTCGTCCAATCCGTGTGGACCGGGAAGCTTACGGTAAATTTCATCGCTGCATATCTTATACTTGCCACGCTGAAAGTTGATTGGTTGTTGCAGGTAAAAAGTTTTTTCCTGTATTTGAGCACCCTTTCGATATTCGTCTCACTCGCGGTATACTTCAGAGTTTACCGCGTTCATATGGTTAAGAAATCGCCGTGA
- the purF gene encoding amidophosphoribosyltransferase has translation MNEVSLRIEKPKTFCGIVGVYGAKNASSYIYYGLNALQHRGQEAAGIVTRARSAGKTFFNVHKNTGLVADVFKGDKILNDVLKGDAGIGHNRYSTTGSADSRKNVQPIVVNYRKGNLAIAHNGNLTNSHRLRDELTEAGTLFQTTTDTEIILHLIARSQEETVIDQIYEALQTVRGAFSLVILTDDQLIVARDPYGFRPLALGKVGDAFIASSETCAFDVIGAEYLRDVEPGEVVVIDDESIQTQKVRSIFLPDLPKEPRHCIFEYIYFSRPDSKIYGESVDKVRRKIGKGLAEESPVENDEDEKLVVISVPDSSNTATLGYVSQSVKMGIKAKFEIGLIRSHYIGRTFIQPGQNMRDLKVKMKFNTVRGVLKGRKVVIVDDSIVRGTTSKQLVKLIREAEPSEVHFRVSSPPIMHPCFYGMDFPSEQELFANQFDGDIGRMTKELNVDSLAYLSLEKLLESVPRDAEDSQSGKGKNYCTACFSGQYPTEVELNTKEEFEANINEAKV, from the coding sequence ATGAATGAAGTAAGTTTAAGGATAGAAAAACCGAAAACGTTCTGTGGCATTGTCGGAGTCTATGGCGCAAAGAACGCTTCAAGTTATATTTATTACGGATTGAATGCTCTCCAGCATCGCGGTCAGGAAGCGGCAGGAATTGTTACACGTGCAAGATCCGCGGGAAAGACTTTCTTCAATGTTCATAAAAACACCGGACTCGTCGCGGATGTATTTAAAGGCGACAAGATTCTTAATGACGTTCTGAAAGGCGATGCCGGTATCGGTCACAACAGGTATTCCACCACGGGTTCTGCCGACAGCCGGAAAAATGTTCAGCCTATTGTAGTCAATTACCGGAAGGGAAATCTTGCGATCGCTCATAATGGCAACCTGACCAACAGTCACAGGCTGCGGGATGAATTGACGGAAGCCGGCACACTTTTTCAGACAACTACAGACACCGAAATAATACTCCACCTTATCGCACGCAGTCAGGAAGAAACGGTGATTGATCAGATCTATGAAGCATTGCAAACAGTACGCGGAGCGTTCTCACTGGTCATTCTCACCGATGATCAGCTTATCGTGGCGCGCGATCCCTATGGGTTCCGTCCGCTCGCACTCGGAAAGGTAGGAGATGCATTCATCGCTTCGTCGGAGACTTGTGCCTTCGATGTGATCGGCGCGGAGTATCTGCGTGATGTCGAACCGGGCGAGGTCGTCGTGATCGATGACGAATCGATTCAAACACAAAAAGTACGCTCGATTTTCTTGCCCGATTTACCGAAAGAGCCGCGTCACTGTATCTTTGAATATATTTATTTCTCGCGTCCGGACAGCAAAATTTACGGTGAGAGTGTTGATAAGGTTAGAAGAAAGATCGGCAAGGGCTTGGCCGAAGAATCTCCCGTTGAGAATGACGAGGACGAGAAGCTGGTAGTGATCAGCGTCCCGGATTCGTCGAATACCGCAACTCTCGGCTATGTTTCGCAGAGCGTGAAGATGGGAATAAAGGCAAAGTTCGAGATCGGATTGATACGAAGTCACTATATTGGCAGAACTTTTATTCAGCCGGGCCAGAATATGCGCGACTTGAAAGTGAAAATGAAATTCAATACGGTCAGAGGAGTATTGAAGGGACGAAAAGTTGTAATAGTCGATGACTCTATCGTCCGCGGCACGACGAGCAAGCAGCTTGTTAAATTGATCCGCGAAGCGGAGCCGTCTGAAGTTCACTTCAGGGTAAGCTCGCCGCCGATCATGCATCCGTGTTTCTACGGGATGGATTTTCCTTCGGAACAGGAGTTGTTTGCTAACCAGTTCGACGGGGACATCGGCCGCATGACTAAGGAGCTGAATGTCGACTCGCTTGCATACTTGTCCCTCGAAAAGCTCCTGGAGTCAGTTCCGAGGGATGCGGAAGATTCCCAAAGTGGAAAGGGGAAAAATTACTGCACGGCGTGTTTCAGCGGACAATATCCTACCGAAGTTGAATTGAATACCAAAGAAGAGTTTGAAGCAAACATTAATGAAGCGAAAGTGTAA
- the mutL gene encoding DNA mismatch repair endonuclease MutL codes for MAKIKVLSEEIASKIAAGEVVQRPESVVKELIENAIDACAKSIEVEVKDAGKSFIRVSDNGTGMVEQDALLAFQQHATSKIATYGDLENISTLGFRGEALYSIAAVSQVELKTKTESEDAGTYLRIDGGKMGKASKVARDAGTTVVVRNLFFNTPARRNFLKGNSTEFRHIYQTLSRYAIAFPEIQFMLQSGDEVVLRAKSSTVKERLDEIFGDKFTDSLVAFDEDFDHLKVRGFLGKPEYTKRTRGEQFLFLNKRYVINKAVNHAAFSAYENLIDKGDFPFFAIFIELPPNEVDVNVHPSKLEVKFRDERSIYGAIRSATRSALVRSDLVPELAVGGDSRRFVPKGTSWTSRATTESSRGGFVPVMFSSKPSQQQVEDGRIADAVDPLFALKLPQNRTTGDERSADGEIVESSGDLIYQLHNKYIISQISTGLLVVDQHAAHERIIYERALKRFDEQGQNTQQLLFPISLNLDPADLTIVEEIIPDLNKMGFSVKVFSGGTVILDGVPVDLKPGRENTILNEIIEDYKRDNDLRLTPREKLCKTFACKAAVKAGDYLTTEEMESLLAQLFKAEVPYVCPHGRPVLVKIPLLELDKKFGRI; via the coding sequence ATGGCCAAGATTAAAGTTCTGTCCGAGGAAATTGCGAGCAAAATTGCGGCCGGGGAAGTCGTTCAGCGGCCGGAATCCGTTGTCAAAGAGCTGATTGAAAACGCTATCGATGCCTGCGCAAAATCTATAGAGGTCGAAGTAAAAGATGCGGGGAAAAGTTTCATCAGGGTAAGCGATAACGGCACGGGAATGGTCGAGCAGGATGCGCTTCTTGCATTTCAACAGCATGCGACCAGCAAAATTGCCACCTATGGAGACCTTGAAAATATTTCGACGCTTGGTTTTCGCGGAGAGGCTCTTTACTCGATCGCCGCGGTGTCGCAGGTTGAACTCAAAACCAAAACTGAAAGTGAGGATGCCGGAACGTATCTGCGTATAGACGGCGGAAAAATGGGCAAGGCATCTAAGGTGGCGCGCGATGCCGGCACTACCGTCGTGGTCAGGAATCTGTTCTTCAACACTCCTGCGAGAAGGAATTTCTTGAAGGGGAATTCCACGGAGTTCAGGCATATCTACCAGACGCTTTCACGGTACGCGATCGCTTTTCCGGAAATCCAATTCATGCTTCAATCGGGGGACGAAGTCGTCCTGCGAGCAAAATCAAGTACTGTGAAGGAGAGGCTGGACGAAATTTTCGGAGATAAATTTACTGATTCGCTCGTAGCCTTTGATGAAGATTTCGATCATTTAAAGGTTAGGGGGTTTCTCGGGAAACCTGAATACACGAAGAGGACACGGGGCGAACAGTTTTTGTTCTTGAATAAAAGATACGTTATCAACAAAGCCGTTAATCATGCGGCCTTCTCCGCGTACGAAAACCTCATAGACAAAGGCGACTTCCCGTTCTTTGCGATCTTTATCGAGCTTCCGCCGAATGAAGTCGATGTAAACGTTCATCCGTCTAAGTTAGAAGTAAAGTTCCGGGATGAGAGGAGTATTTACGGGGCTATCCGGTCTGCAACGCGCAGCGCTCTTGTCAGAAGCGATTTGGTGCCTGAGCTTGCCGTCGGAGGAGATTCACGCAGATTTGTCCCGAAGGGAACCAGCTGGACTAGTCGTGCGACGACAGAGTCTTCTCGCGGAGGATTTGTTCCGGTCATGTTCAGTTCAAAACCATCACAGCAGCAAGTTGAAGATGGCCGCATAGCTGACGCGGTCGACCCGCTGTTTGCTTTGAAGCTTCCGCAGAACAGAACAACCGGAGATGAACGGTCTGCGGATGGAGAAATTGTGGAGAGTTCCGGAGATCTCATCTATCAACTTCACAACAAATATATCATCTCGCAGATTTCGACGGGACTTCTGGTGGTTGACCAGCATGCTGCCCACGAGAGAATTATTTATGAGCGCGCTTTGAAAAGGTTTGATGAACAAGGGCAGAATACTCAGCAGCTTCTATTCCCGATAAGTTTGAATCTAGACCCTGCGGATCTTACGATTGTCGAAGAGATCATCCCCGATTTGAACAAGATGGGATTCAGCGTAAAGGTATTCAGCGGCGGAACGGTCATTCTTGACGGCGTACCAGTCGACTTGAAGCCCGGGAGGGAGAACACAATCCTCAACGAGATCATCGAGGATTACAAACGCGACAACGATTTGAGACTGACGCCGCGCGAAAAACTGTGCAAGACGTTCGCTTGCAAGGCAGCAGTTAAAGCCGGGGATTATCTTACAACCGAAGAGATGGAATCGTTGCTGGCTCAGCTTTTCAAGGCCGAAGTGCCGTATGTCTGTCCGCACGGGAGACCCGTTCTGGTGAAAATACCGCTGTTGGAATTGGACAAGAAGTTCGGAAGAATTTAA